In Pantoea agglomerans, the genomic stretch TTAACTTCGCCAGCGCCGATGCGATGGCCGATGGCGCGGCCTTCCACCACCACGCTGCCGGTGCCCTGCAGGTTATAGCGCTCCATCACCTGACCGTTGGAGCGCACGGTTTCCGGGCGCGCCTGCACGATAAAGAGCTTGCCGGTATGGCCATCTTTCGCCCACTCGATATCCATCGGACGCTTGTAGTGCTGCTCGATCTGCACCGCCTGACGCGCCAGCGCCTGCACCTCTTCATCGGTAAGGGAGAAGCGGTCGCGCTCGCTTTCCGGCACCTCTTCGATGCGCACCTGCTCGCCGTGCGACTGCGAATCGGCATAGACCATACGCACCTTTTTCGAGCCCATATTGCGGCGCACGATGGCGGGACGGTTGGCGGCCAGCGTCGGCTTGTGCACATAGAACTCATCTGGATTGACCGCGCCCTGCACCACCATCTCGCCCAGGCCGAAAGCGGAGGTAATAAACACCACCTGATCGAAGCCCGATTCGGTATCGATGGTAAACATCACGCCCGATGAGGCGAGATCGGAGCGCACCATACGCTGCACGCCCGCCGACAGCGCCACGCCGCGATGGTCGTAGCCCTGATGCACGCGATAGGAGATGGCGCGATCGTTAAACAGCGAGGCGTAAACGTGCTTCACGGCGATGATTACCGCGTCATAGCCCTGCACGTTAAGGAAAGTCTCCTGCTGGCCGGCGAAGGAGGCGTCCGGCATATCTTCTGCCGTAGCGGAAGAGCGCACGGCGAACGACGCCTCGGCATCGTCTGCGGAGAGCTGCTCGTATGCCTCGCGAATAGCCGTTTCCAGTTCAGGCTGAAACGGGGTATCCACGACCCACTGACGGATCTGCTTACCGGCTTTCGCCAGCTCGTCGATATCGTCGATATCGGTCTTGTCCAGTAAATCGTAAATGCGCTGGTTGAGGCCACTCTGATCGAGGAACTGATTAAACGCGTAAGATGTGGTCGCATATCCGTTGGGCACGGAGACGCCCAGCGACGACAGGTTCGTAATCATTTCACCCAGAGAGGCGTTTTTGCCTCCCACGCGATCGACATCATGCATGCCAAGCTGGTTATACCAGAGCACTAACGGCTGTTCGCCTGTAATGGACATCGAGATTATCCTTTTAAGAATGAATGGGCACATGGAAAATTTAGCTATTCGCAAAATTAGCCTGGCACAATGCGCAATTAATGACTAAGTGTTGAATCGTTAAAGCGCGCAAGATTAAGTAATTTAGGAATTATTCCGATAATTGCGTCACGTTGCGCAAACCGGTTATTTTTCGCTAAGGCTATGATGTTAATGGTTTTCGCTATTTTTCATCGGCTTAGCGCCGCTTTCCGTTGCGCAACCGCGTCCCGCTTTATTTCCCGGTAGCCCGCTTTTATGGCGAGATCGGGAAAGTTAAAACATCATTTCAATATTTAGCCCCGTCCGCTTCGACGCGCTCAGGCGAGAAAAAACGAAAAGTTCACAAATTTTAAACATGGATTTTTTATTTTGTTCTGACCGCTATTTAAAGCTGCTAACCTGACCCTATCTCTCTACGCATAAGGTAAAGGCCATGAGCAGCGAAAGAAGCGTTTTCTATATTTCCGACGGCACCGCGATTACCGCAGAGGTGCTGGGCCACGCGGTGCTGTCGCAGTTTCCGGTGGGCTTTAACAGCCTGACGCTGCCCTTTGTTGAAAACGTGCAGCGCGCCCAGGCGGTGAAGGCGCAGATCAACGCGCTCTATCAGAAAAGCGGCGTGCGCCCGCTGGTGTTTTTCTCTATCGTCACGCCGGAAGTGCGCGACATCATCACGCAGAGCGAAGGCTTCTGCCAGGATATCGTGCAGGCGCTGGTGGCGCCGCTGCAGGAAGAGCTGGGCATGGCTCCCGCGCCGGTGGCACATCGCACCCACGGCCTTGACGCCAGCAACCTCGGCAAGTACGACGCGCGCATCGCCGCGATCGACTACACCCTGGCGCACGACGACGGCATCTCGCTGCGCGGCCTGGAAGATGCGCAGGTGATCCTGCTGGGCGTGTCGCGCTGCGGCAAAACGCCCACCAGCCTCTATCTGGCGATGCAGTTCGGCATCCGTGCCGCCAACTACCCCTTTATCGCCGACGATATGGACAACCTTAAGCTGCCGGCCGCCCTGCGTCCGTTTCAGAACAAGCTGTTTGGTCTGACTATCGATCCCGAGCGGCTCGCCGCCATTCGCCAGGAGCGGGCAGAAAATACCCGCTACGCCTCGATGCGCCAGTGCCGGCTTGAAGTCGGCGAGGTGGAGGCGCTGTTTCGCACCCACCAGATCCGCTACCTCAACAGCACCAACTATTCGGTAGAAGAGATCGCGACCAAAATCCTCGACATTATGGGTCTGACGCGCCGCATGTACTGAGACGCCAGCGGCGACGCCTTGTAAAGCGCCGCTGCCGTCCTGTAAAAAATCATTTCAGTTTATAGGCTTGCATTCGCAAACTAATAATTTATTGTGATCATCATCACTTCCCGGTATGTCACCGCTGCGAAGAAAAAGCTTTCGAGATACTCATGAATAAAACTGATGAACTGCGTACGGCACGCATCGGCAGCCTGATCACGCCTGCCGCGTTAGCCGCTCAACACCCTCTTTCCGCCGACGTGGCGGATAGCGTCACGCGCGCGCGCCAGCGCATCGCCCGCATTCTGACCGGCGAGGATCCCCGCCTGCTGGTGATTATCGGGCCCTGCTCGCTGCACGACCCGCGTGCGGCGCTCGACTACGCCCAGCGGCTGAATGCGCTGCGTGACCGCTATGCCGACCGCCTGGAAATCGTGATGCGCACCTACTTTGAAAAACCGCGCACCGTGGTGGGCTGGAAAGGGTTGATCTCCGATCCCGATCTCGACGGCAGCTTCAACGTCAACCGCGGCATCGGCCTGGCGCGTCAGATCCTGCTCGACATTAATCGCCTGGGGCTGCCTACCGCGACGGAATTTCTCGATATGGTCACGGGCCAGTTTATCGCCGACCTGATTAGCTGGGGCGCCATTGGCGCGCGCACCACCGAGAGTCAAATCCACCGCGAAATGGCCTCCGCGCTCTCCTGTCCGGTAGGCTTCAAGAACGGCACCGACGGCAACGTGCGCATCGCGGTGGACGCCATCCGCGCCTCGCGCGCCAGCCATATGTTTCTGTCGCCCGATAAAGATGGGCAGATGACGATTTACCAGACCAGCGGCAATCCGCACGGCCACGTAATTTTGCGCGGCGGTAAAGTGCCGAACTATCACGCCGACGACGTGGCCGCCGCGGCCGCTAGCCTGCGCGAGTTCAGCCTGCCGGAGCAGCTGGTGATCGATTTCAGCCACGGCAACTGCCTGAAGCAGCATCGCCGTCAGAAAGAGGTGGCGGCCGAGGTGGCGCAGCAGATCCGCGCCGGCTCGCGCGCGGTTGCCGGCGTAATGATTGAAAGCTTTATCGAAGAGGGAAATCAGAAAGTCACGGGCGAACCGCTGGTTTACGGCCAGTCGATTACCGATCCCTGCCTCGGCTGGCAGGACAGCGAAGCGGTGCTGTCGCTGCTGGCCGAGGCGGTGAACAGCCGCTTCTGAGCCGTTAGCTGGAGCAGCTTACCTCCAGCGATTTTCCCCAGTCCGGCGGCCGCTGACGATATTCAGCGGCCGTTGCGTCACTAAAGGGCTGCTGCAGCGCCTGATGCAGCCGCACCAGCGCCTCGCTCTCGCCCTTCTCTGCTCCGTCGATCGCCTGCTGCGCCAGGTAGTTGCGTAAAACCAGCGCCGGATTCGCGGCCTTCATCTGCTGCTGGCGCGTCGCATCGTCTACCCCTTCCTGCAGCAGACGTGCGCGATAGCGCTGATACCAGCGGTCAAAAGCGTCGCGATCCATAAATTCGTCGCGCAGCGGCGAGCGCGCCTCCTGCTGCTGCGTTTCGCTCAGCAGGCGGAACGTCAGGGTGTAATCGCTGCGCTCCTGCGCCATTAGCGACAGCAGCTCCACCAGCAGCGCGTTATCGCCGTCGTCAGCCTGGGTAAAGCCCAGTTTCGCCCGCATCCGTTCGCCCCAGACGCGCATCAGCTCCGGCTCGTAGCGGCTCAGCGCCTGCTTAAGCTGCTCGACGCTCAGCAGCCCGGAAAGCGCATGCGCCAGCCGGTTAAGATTCCACAGGCCGATCGTCGGCTGATTTTCAAAGCTGTAGCGCCCCTGGTAATCGCTGTGGTTGCAGATAAAGCCGGGCTGATAGTCATCAAGGAAACCGTAAGGGCCATAGTCGATGGTCAGCCCCAGCAGCGACATGTTATCGGTGTTCATCACGCCGTGCGCAAAACCTACGCTTTGCCACTGGGCGATCAGGCGCGCGGTGCGCTCGACGACGTCGGTAAACCACAGCAGGTATTTATCCGCTTCGTCGACCAGCTGCGGCCAGTGGTGGCGCAGCGCATAGTCCGCCAGCTGCTCGACCTTGTCCTGCTGCTGGCTGTAGAAGAAGTGCTCAAAGTGGCCGAAGCGCAGATGGCTTTCCGCAATGCGCATCAGGGTCGCGCCGCGCTCGGGGGATTCGCGATAGACCGGCTCGTCGCTGATGGCGATAGCGAGCGCGCGCGTGGTGGGAATGCCCAGATGGTGCAGCGCTTCCGAGGCGAGAAATTCACGCACCGTGGAGCGGACCACCGCGCGTCCGTCGCCCATACGCGAATAAGGAGTAAGCCCGGCCCCTTTCAGGTGCCAGTCAACCTTGCCGCCCGCGTCGAGGCGCTGCTCGCCCAGCAGAATGCCGCGCCCGTCGCCAAGCTGTCCAGCCCAGACGCCGAACTGATGTCCGCTGTAGACCTGCGCCAGCGGCTGCATGCCCGGCAGCAGCGCGGCGCCGTGCCAGACGCCATGGCCTTCGCCAGCGAAAAGCGCGGCATCCACGCCCAGCTCCTGCGCCAGCGGCGCATTGTGATAAAACAGGCGTCCGCCCCTGAGCGGCGTCGGTGCCTGAGCGGTATAGAAACCCGGCAGCTCGCGCTGCCAGCTGTTATCAAACAACATAGACTCTCCCGAGCGGCAGCCCGGCAGAGCCAGAGCCGCCGTCGCTGTGAATAACCGGATATCGGGCCGTCTCGCCGTGGACGCGGCCGCGCGAGACACCGCAAGTATAGTGGCGGGAAATCAAATACAACAGGCGGGCTTAATCAGGCGCGCAGTACTGACTGGTAATAAGCCGCGGCAGCGCCTCCGCTTTAACCG encodes the following:
- a CDS encoding pyruvate, water dikinase regulatory protein, whose product is MSSERSVFYISDGTAITAEVLGHAVLSQFPVGFNSLTLPFVENVQRAQAVKAQINALYQKSGVRPLVFFSIVTPEVRDIITQSEGFCQDIVQALVAPLQEELGMAPAPVAHRTHGLDASNLGKYDARIAAIDYTLAHDDGISLRGLEDAQVILLGVSRCGKTPTSLYLAMQFGIRAANYPFIADDMDNLKLPAALRPFQNKLFGLTIDPERLAAIRQERAENTRYASMRQCRLEVGEVEALFRTHQIRYLNSTNYSVEEIATKILDIMGLTRRMY
- a CDS encoding protein adenylyltransferase SelO, whose translation is MLFDNSWQRELPGFYTAQAPTPLRGGRLFYHNAPLAQELGVDAALFAGEGHGVWHGAALLPGMQPLAQVYSGHQFGVWAGQLGDGRGILLGEQRLDAGGKVDWHLKGAGLTPYSRMGDGRAVVRSTVREFLASEALHHLGIPTTRALAIAISDEPVYRESPERGATLMRIAESHLRFGHFEHFFYSQQQDKVEQLADYALRHHWPQLVDEADKYLLWFTDVVERTARLIAQWQSVGFAHGVMNTDNMSLLGLTIDYGPYGFLDDYQPGFICNHSDYQGRYSFENQPTIGLWNLNRLAHALSGLLSVEQLKQALSRYEPELMRVWGERMRAKLGFTQADDGDNALLVELLSLMAQERSDYTLTFRLLSETQQQEARSPLRDEFMDRDAFDRWYQRYRARLLQEGVDDATRQQQMKAANPALVLRNYLAQQAIDGAEKGESEALVRLHQALQQPFSDATAAEYRQRPPDWGKSLEVSCSS
- a CDS encoding 3-deoxy-7-phosphoheptulonate synthase; the encoded protein is MNKTDELRTARIGSLITPAALAAQHPLSADVADSVTRARQRIARILTGEDPRLLVIIGPCSLHDPRAALDYAQRLNALRDRYADRLEIVMRTYFEKPRTVVGWKGLISDPDLDGSFNVNRGIGLARQILLDINRLGLPTATEFLDMVTGQFIADLISWGAIGARTTESQIHREMASALSCPVGFKNGTDGNVRIAVDAIRASRASHMFLSPDKDGQMTIYQTSGNPHGHVILRGGKVPNYHADDVAAAAASLREFSLPEQLVIDFSHGNCLKQHRRQKEVAAEVAQQIRAGSRAVAGVMIESFIEEGNQKVTGEPLVYGQSITDPCLGWQDSEAVLSLLAEAVNSRF